GAGGGAGCCATAGTAGGAGTAGGTCTCATGGCCCTTGAGAAACATGTAGTGCTCGGCGATAAAGTGTCCAGAGATGGGGTGCAGGCCCATTCCCAGCAAGGAGCCCGCCATCATGTAGACCACAGGCTTGGCTCCACACAGCCAGTAGAGGGCCACATTGAAGGACAGCTGCACGGCCACGTTGGCCAGCTCCAGGCCGGTGATGGGCTTGGGGTTGATGCAGAGAGGGCGGATGGCGTAGAACAGAGGCTGGAGGATGATCCAGACAAATTTGCGGAAGCGTGTGCAGAAGAACCAGCCCTCAAAATCAGATGGGATGTCTACGTCTATACCGTCTCCTCCCAGGTAGCGGTGGTGGTCCAGGTGGTAGCGCTTAAAGGAGGCCGAATACGGCAGCCCAATGGGCAGGTTGGCAAACATGGCGAACCAGCGGTTCCACATGGCCCTGTTGTTGCCAAATGCTGTGTTGTGGGAAATCTCATGGATGGCCAGGGTCATAGAGTGGTTGATGCAGCTGCCAAAGGCATAAGTCCAGAACAGGACCCATTTCCAGTCTAGGTCTTTGACCAGGTAGAATGCTATGAACTGGATGATTACCATCATGCAAACAATCCACTTCAGCCTGGGATCAGGCCCCATTAGTGTCTTTATTTCTGGGTACTTTGCTGTTAGAGAAGAGAAAGAATACAAGTTTGGTTCATTTTCAAATTTGGCAAAGCACTAATCAAGACTTCATAAAACACTGATACACAACTCCGTTCTTGTAATGTCATTCCAATTCAGAACTTTAATTGCTACAAACCAATCAGCCATTTCCTACAAATTGTAATCTTTGTAACCGTTTGCAGGACCTCAAGCCCTGGAGTTTTGCATCTTTGCTACTTCAGTCAAATGGACCCTTAAAACCCAGACAGGACAGGCCCAGAGATCCAAAACTGTCAACTACAAAACACAATTTATAAAAGGTGCCTGCAGGAACAGTCTGGCAAATGCAATTCAAAAATACACCAATTATACCAGTATCTTATTTGGCTAGCAGCCACACCAGGATATGAGACCACAATGATACAAGTACTTTCAAAGAATAAGGGCAATGCAAACAAGGTTACCAAATCCACCCTCCACTTGCAAATAAAGCAGTCTGCGAGTCACAACTTACATTTTGTGACAATGAAGTCATGTCATTGAGAATTAATCTTATCACTCCTGACTAAAAAGTAACCTAATGTGCACAAAGGGTGGTTTCAGATTAGGCCTACAACAACTATGGCCCAGACGATGATTGACAAAAGCAAAGCACTGAGGGTATGGATTACTACAGCAGTGGTTACCAAACTGTTGGGTGAGCGGTCCaccccacaaaaaaaaaaaaaaaaagacctgaAATACATTTAATGTTCATGAGAACAAACTATACAGGAGGTCAAGACTTGGACATGGGTGGTTACAGAGGGCAGAGGGTTTTAGATGCAGGCCTAGTAGTTTACACCACATAACAGGTAAAGGGAAGCAACACCAAACAGAAACTGACTTATCCTTATTGCCTTGATTTCACAGCTGATGGAGAATGGGTGAAATGTAGAACTTGAAGAACTCTCCATAAACACCAGTTTGAAAAGTTTTggacaaaaacacatacatgtgAGTTATGTACAAAGGGAAATAGGGAAACCTTTTCAGCAGGTAGGGAGAAGTCATTCTAATGATGCATATGGTGATACTTCCTAATCCAACCACAATTTCTGGGACCTAAACAACATCACCAGCTTGTAGTAGTCTactttaaatgtttttttgtttaatttttttatttaagtgTTGGTAGCGCCTACTACTGTGGACAAAAGGTAAGAttattttgtgtgtatgtgttggccTAGCCTACATTATCACAtggatttatttaactaggctataAACTACAAAGTGAAAGACGGGCCATACTGACCTTGAGTTTACTGTGTTACTTTATAATGGATGTGTGGACAGACAGGACTTGTGTGGATGGACTGTTCAGCCTACTCACTGCAGTGCTTCTTGATTAATGAACTTTCAACTTCGTAACAATGGGGGATGGTGGTGTTTATCAAGGCAATGATATAACTAGTGATGGGGAGAAAAACTTGACAGTTACACATTGGGATATTATTTTTCACGATATATATCGTATCGTTTTGACAGgttgtacctgcaccaaaacttttccttcatagcttcttttccatctttttaaatagggacaTCATTTCTTTTCAgcacttatttccatgactgatcaaaacttgttttctcaaGGCTCTCGTGTGTCCATCAGCAAAAgacagacatatggtgagcaatatgtttggaacatcaaattgcaataaaaatcacagtatcgaactgcaatacatatagaatcatgagaattgcaatacatatcgtatcggctcCTAAGTATAGTGCTAATAtcatatcgtgaggtccctggcaattcccagccctagttatAACCAAATCCTACTCAACAATTTAAGTAACATTGTTGGATTTCTGGGCAGTGTCCCATCACAGGGTAACACACTTTGGTTGGTTTCCTCAGTAGTACTGAATGATAAGGATGATAAAGGCTGACAGAGACAGGATAAACTCAGGTGGAAGGAGGTGGGCTGGCTAGCTGACAATATTCCAGTGATCCTGTCTAATTTCACTTATCACTTTGTGGAGTGATCAAATTAATAATTTGATTTTGGTGTGATGTCTGGACTAATTATTCTAAAGGTCAGCTTTACCACTTCTGGGAACTTACAATTTCTCTGGGATAAGAGAATCTGTGAGAAATCTTAGAATTCAGAGAAGTCTCCAAAACATAACAGCGCCACCTTTGCATAATGGTTTTCAAAATATTTACCTTACTTGCTGACCCGTCGCCCGCGTTGcgtgcgagcgttgcaaaataaatgtagacatGCATCCAATGCattcaatcatttcatccaaACTACTTGCAcacgtcaacgagcgtctgcgtagccaggcgctaaaatagaattTGGTTCTATTTTTGATGCTTGATGCACTGCAAGTCCcgtctctcccatctcctcattggtttttaggagcatatacccacatgggtgtttgaaagatgaactgaggtccacacgccagtccagttggtggtggtaatgcaccttaaagttggttgccaatcGCCATATGAAGTCCACAGAAGAAGACTGAAGGAGAGATACTAGAAACTAAGTAAGattccccttttatctgtggattaattactggagtagagaacacacaattGTGTGTGActgaaaattaaaaaaatatacagaaaAAAGGACCTTGTCCATTTCAGGTCAAATACCAccccaatgtttatatccaaggacaaattagctagcaacagtaaGCTACCTAGCTAAATGGCCATGAATGCTTCATGCGTTTCGACCTGTCTGCAAATGAATACAGTTgtttcagagttcgttttgatatttcaacctgtgtccttatcacgtctggtgtggatggacaaaagcAACATGCACGCCCCATCTCGTTAGGGCCATTTTTACCAGTGCCAGGAAGCACAGTTTAATTTTCACTATTAAGAAACCATACTGTTCCCGACAAAAGTTAGACTTAACCTAGTCCCCATTAATACAATACGTTGAGAGCCTGTCTTTTACTTAGTGTAACTTGCATATTTTGGTAAGCTGTTCTAGTGGCCATTTGTGCTGATAAGAACCAGCACAATCAGAACTTGTCCTCCCCCCATTGTTTTTGTTTCTATTACTTTTAGTTTCTTTCCTATTTAATTTACTTTTATAGAtgccttggttggtgggtggagGGTGGGAGTGGAAGAATGAGGGGTTGGGGGTTGTACTGTTTTTGTTGTTATATCTGAAAATCTAGAAATAAAGTTGTAaatagttatttttttaaatctgtgtttttaTTCATATTTCAAGAGTActtatgtttttttgttttgtttaatagGCTACTTAGAGAGGCCATGATGATTGCAGTTAATCTAGGGGACAAGTCCATGCAAAGAAATGCCACTTCCTGTGTAGGCTACATTGTTCTGTGTTGAGTCAAGGGGCTGTGTGGTGGGAGAGGCCTGAGGCATGTGTGATCACTGATCATGTGATTAACATAAGCCTTTACATGCTTGATTCAATGTGATGAGCTCAGAAAGGGTCTAAATACCTTACATGGGCTGTCCTACAGTAAACTACACTGAGATAAAAAGTTAAAAGCGATCACCAGACTGAAATACTAGCCCGTAGCCACCCTGTTTCTATGATAGAAACTATCAGTGTCCCTCTGTGCCTCCTGGTGCTGCTGTACTCCCAGGGCATACAATGAATTATTCAGACAGGATATGTTAACTTTTTCAATGAGTTCTTTATGACATCAACAGAGCCCGAACTCAGCACAAAGGGATGTTTTACAAGTTAGCAATCAAGTTTCAAAATACAGTAATACTGCTGGTATAATGCACTTAGCATCATATGAAATATAGCCAGTATGAAATACTGtatttttgtatttctaaagttaTTGAAAacgtgattgctgacatgcaaaacatgttgggactatatcaacattGGACCCTCAGAAAGCTCACTCAACCCCAATCATCCATGACAAGATCATGCATACAGAAGACCACCTACTGCTCATTACAGGTGTCCTCTTCGCCTCAAAAGAAGGCCACAGTAATTATGGCCAAGGGACTACAGGTACCACACCCACAAGGCTTTGGCTGCCACACTAGCCCTAGAGATCAGCTGTGCCAGTGCCTCTGGCTTACCTCTAGCTACAGTACTTTTGTAATTGTACGTGCTGCCCCCGCCCCTTTGTTCTCAGTTACAGTTGTGTCACTCCAATCCCATGACAATGTTCAATGGGCGAGTTGGCAAACAATAATACATATCATTATTTGTAACTAGCTTCATGATTTTATCATTTACCAGCTTACGCCAACGGTATTTTTCTCCTGAATCTTTACCATCGTGTAATCTCCAAATAGCTTAACGTTACATGCTGACTAGTTAACTGTTCACTTTCAGGGAGTGGCGCAGTCAGTGAGTCTAGGGCCCGGGTCATGGCAGGGACTTAGTTGTAACGGTTTCCAGTTTGTGCTTAATTGGAGAAATGGCTAACTAGGCAATATTTAGCAAAACCACACCCGTACACAGAAATCTTTACACCGAATAATTGgcctggctagctaacgttagacgACGAAAAATGTTAGCAACAGTTATTGTTGAAACTAGATCAGCTGCTAGCTAACACCCCTCTCCCTGTCTGGCTAACAATGTAAGTAACTAGCCAATGTACTAACGCTAGCTAATTAACTAACCATGAATCCGTGGCTGCAATGACCCACTGCTAGCTACATAGCTAGCATACCGTACcacacagaagaagaagagggttGCCGTTAGTTACTTGTAGTTAGCAGCCAGCTAGCTGTGATGCAAGACAAGATAAACATGAGCTAAATGATTGATTCATGAGCTTGCTAAGCGAACAACATGTGGTTTCTACATTAGCAAGTTAGATATCAGGTctagttgtttaaaaaaatacacaagCTAATGTTAGCTTCTAACGTTACTGGGGTGTGGGG
This genomic stretch from Salvelinus namaycush isolate Seneca chromosome 4, SaNama_1.0, whole genome shotgun sequence harbors:
- the LOC120046548 gene encoding sphingolipid delta(4)-desaturase DES1-like: MGNRVAREDYEWVYTDQPHADRRKEILAKYPEIKTLMGPDPRLKWIVCMMVIIQFIAFYLVKDLDWKWVLFWTYAFGSCINHSMTLAIHEISHNTAFGNNRAMWNRWFAMFANLPIGLPYSASFKRYHLDHHRYLGGDGIDVDIPSDFEGWFFCTRFRKFVWIILQPLFYAIRPLCINPKPITGLELANVAVQLSFNVALYWLCGAKPVVYMMAGSLLGMGLHPISGHFIAEHYMFLKGHETYSYYGSLNLLTFNVGYHNEHHDFPSIPGRRLPMVKKIASEYYDDLPHYTSWVKVLYDFIMDDQLSPYSRVKRRLKGDVKQE